The Sulfurospirillum halorespirans DSM 13726 genome has a window encoding:
- a CDS encoding DNA polymerase III subunit delta', producing MKTNDEGVFSHILICKNVEKAKESLHEMYAKERHLFFIKDEFLIDDAKEVIKEAYIAESENKYLILIAKGYRVEAQNALLKILEEPPRHIVFIVVAPSKTAFLPTVRSRLLQKELLIEQEVTHSGLNLAKLDLGDMYPFIQKHQNVEKGLLKELVQAIVYESIHEHHLRFSEKELEHFAKLLHLVELNTRAQTILTSLLLSIMLRKYR from the coding sequence TTGAAAACGAATGATGAAGGGGTTTTTAGCCATATTTTGATTTGTAAAAATGTGGAAAAAGCCAAAGAGAGTCTGCACGAAATGTATGCCAAAGAGCGTCACCTGTTTTTTATCAAAGATGAGTTTCTCATCGATGATGCCAAAGAGGTGATCAAAGAGGCGTATATCGCAGAATCTGAAAATAAATACCTCATTCTCATTGCCAAAGGGTACCGCGTCGAGGCGCAAAATGCGCTTTTGAAAATTTTGGAAGAACCTCCTCGCCACATTGTTTTCATTGTCGTTGCCCCTTCTAAAACAGCTTTTTTGCCAACCGTTCGCTCACGCCTCCTTCAAAAAGAGCTCTTGATTGAACAAGAGGTGACGCACAGTGGACTGAATCTTGCGAAACTCGATCTAGGCGATATGTATCCGTTTATTCAAAAACACCAAAATGTCGAAAAAGGGCTGCTCAAAGAGTTGGTTCAAGCCATTGTGTACGAATCGATTCATGAGCATCATCTGCGTTTCAGTGAAAAAGAGTTGGAACATTTTGCAAAATTGTTGCATTTGGTGGAACTTAATACCAGAGCGCAAACGATTTTAACCTCTCTTTTGCTCTCCATTATGTTAAGAAAATACCGATGA
- a CDS encoding HobA family DNA replication regulator, whose translation MQQFLKWTLEEIRKDGSMMSWMEEKRFEWVPLAASMLKNLLDGHTFIVITDDDRAWFCHYMLRAINNHHKNRPILPFIALQTLYPNLYQVKTKEDIELLENMLSQAFPSGYTFFYVGKNSDIKMQITKRKDDSFLWIMDEHVQNSFYLLSDDDSLDIKLIQLFRLLDKSIDAVLFAEVTFENE comes from the coding sequence ATGCAACAATTTCTAAAATGGACACTTGAGGAGATCCGCAAAGACGGTTCCATGATGAGCTGGATGGAAGAGAAGAGGTTCGAATGGGTTCCTCTTGCCGCTTCCATGCTCAAAAATCTTCTGGATGGCCATACGTTTATTGTGATTACCGATGATGATAGGGCGTGGTTTTGTCACTATATGCTACGCGCTATCAACAATCATCATAAAAATAGACCGATTTTGCCTTTTATTGCCTTGCAAACGCTCTATCCCAATCTCTATCAAGTTAAAACAAAAGAAGATATAGAGCTTTTGGAAAACATGCTCTCCCAAGCCTTTCCAAGTGGTTACACCTTCTTTTACGTGGGTAAAAACAGCGATATTAAGATGCAAATTACCAAACGTAAAGACGATAGTTTCCTCTGGATTATGGATGAACATGTTCAAAATAGCTTTTACCTTTTAAGCGATGACGATAGTTTAGATATTAAATTGATTCAACTTTTTAGACTTCTCGATAAAAGTATCGATGCCGTGCTTTTTGCCGAGGTTACCTTTGAAAACGAATGA
- a CDS encoding aspartate kinase encodes MLIVQKYGGTSVGNVERIEAVAKRVIESKQEGHDLVVVVSAMSGETNKLLEYAAHFSTTPNHREVDMLLSSGERVTSALLAIALEAEGYAAVSMSGRRAGIVTDAVHTKARIEYIDTTLMKKELKEGKIVVVAGFQGVTENGEVSTLGRGGSDLSAVAIAGALEADLCEIYTDVDGVYTTDPRIEPKAKKLDKISYDEMLELASLGAKVLQSRSVEMAKKLNVNLVTRSSFNKHEGTLITKEDKIMEQPLVSGIALDKNQARVTLRGVTDKPGIAAEIFKKLADCNVNVDMIIQNVGHDGTTNLGFTVPQNELEMTKAAMSELRASDVMEYDSDIVKVSVVGVGMKSHSGVACKAFDTMAKEGINIEMISTSEIKISMVIQAKYGELAVRALHSAYQLDK; translated from the coding sequence ATGTTGATCGTTCAAAAATACGGAGGAACGAGTGTTGGCAATGTTGAGCGCATTGAGGCTGTTGCCAAACGAGTCATAGAAAGCAAACAAGAGGGACACGATCTTGTCGTCGTTGTTTCCGCGATGAGTGGTGAGACCAATAAACTTTTAGAGTATGCAGCGCATTTTAGCACAACACCCAATCATCGCGAAGTCGATATGTTATTAAGTTCTGGTGAGCGTGTGACCAGTGCTTTGCTTGCGATTGCGCTTGAAGCAGAGGGTTATGCTGCTGTTTCGATGAGCGGACGTCGTGCTGGGATTGTGACCGATGCGGTTCATACCAAAGCGCGTATTGAATACATCGATACGACACTGATGAAAAAAGAGCTAAAAGAAGGCAAAATTGTCGTCGTTGCAGGCTTTCAAGGTGTGACCGAAAACGGTGAAGTCTCAACGCTGGGTCGTGGAGGCAGTGATCTTTCTGCGGTTGCGATTGCAGGAGCGTTAGAAGCGGATCTGTGTGAGATTTACACCGATGTGGATGGTGTTTATACAACCGATCCTCGCATTGAACCTAAGGCTAAAAAACTCGATAAAATCAGCTACGATGAGATGTTAGAGCTCGCAAGTTTGGGGGCGAAAGTGCTTCAAAGCCGCTCTGTTGAGATGGCAAAAAAACTCAACGTCAATCTCGTGACACGCAGTAGCTTTAACAAACACGAAGGAACACTTATTACAAAGGAAGATAAGATTATGGAACAACCATTAGTTAGCGGTATTGCACTCGATAAAAACCAAGCCAGAGTGACACTTCGCGGTGTTACGGATAAGCCTGGCATTGCGGCTGAGATTTTTAAAAAACTCGCTGATTGTAACGTTAACGTTGATATGATTATCCAAAATGTAGGACACGATGGCACAACAAACCTTGGTTTTACTGTTCCTCAAAATGAGCTAGAGATGACAAAAGCTGCTATGAGTGAGCTTAGAGCAAGTGATGTTATGGAGTATGACAGTGACATCGTTAAAGTCTCAGTTGTGGGTGTAGGTATGAAATCGCACAGTGGTGTGGCGTGTAAAGCGTTTGACACGATGGCAAAAGAGGGCATTAACATCGAGATGATCAGTACCAGCGAGATCAAAATCTCTATGGTTATTCAAGCAAAATACGGTGAACTTGCCGTTCGTGCCCTTCACAGTGCTTACCAATTGGATAAATAA
- a CDS encoding RNA pyrophosphohydrolase — translation MESPKRYRPNVAAVIVSAKYPFQCQLFIASRSDIADAWQFPQGGIDAGETPQEALYRELEEEIGTGDVEIIAEYPQWLQYDFPQKIAQKMYPFDGQSQKYFLVRLKKDAKINLATKEPEFCDYKFVNLEEVFDFITYFKRPVYKQVLEYFKKEGYL, via the coding sequence ATGGAATCACCAAAACGATACAGACCTAATGTTGCTGCCGTGATTGTCTCTGCCAAATACCCTTTTCAATGCCAACTTTTTATTGCCAGTCGTAGCGACATAGCAGACGCTTGGCAGTTTCCACAAGGCGGAATTGATGCGGGAGAAACCCCTCAAGAAGCCCTTTATCGTGAACTCGAAGAGGAGATTGGTACGGGTGATGTTGAAATCATTGCAGAGTATCCTCAGTGGTTACAATACGATTTTCCTCAAAAAATTGCTCAAAAAATGTACCCTTTTGATGGACAGAGCCAGAAATATTTTTTAGTAAGACTCAAAAAAGATGCCAAGATTAACCTTGCAACCAAAGAGCCAGAGTTTTGCGACTATAAATTTGTCAATTTAGAAGAAGTGTTTGATTTTATTACCTATTTCAAGCGACCTGTGTATAAGCAAGTGTTAGAATATTTCAAAAAAGAAGGGTATCTTTAA
- the hemW gene encoding radical SAM family heme chaperone HemW: MLAYLHIPFCDSKCHYCAFNSYDNKSVLKQNYMQQITKQLRYELEKFNMPPKSIRSLFIGGGTPSTIQASWYAPFFEMITPYLEDNAEVTSEANPQSATKEWIEEMRALGVNRLSFGVQSFDAQKLAFLGRNHTPKQALDAIALAAKLGIQNISLDLIYGTALDTPALLQEDLNIASSLPINHLSAYALTLEEETPFFKRKDVANGSEKLAKDFVQAIIQAGFPQYEISNFGTYQSVHNKGYWEHQDYLGIGAGAVGFLKNRRFYPAKEIEAYVQNPLFQEIEKLSLDDLHVEKIFLGLRSMIGIALACFSPKEMMQVNLLVEENKLTCKDHRVFNTDYFLSDEIALFITQ, encoded by the coding sequence GTGTTAGCTTACCTCCATATCCCTTTTTGCGACAGCAAATGCCATTATTGTGCCTTTAACTCTTACGATAACAAAAGTGTACTCAAGCAAAATTACATGCAACAGATTACAAAGCAACTGCGCTATGAGCTGGAAAAATTTAATATGCCCCCAAAAAGTATTCGCTCTTTATTTATTGGAGGCGGAACACCTTCAACCATTCAAGCTTCGTGGTATGCACCATTTTTTGAGATGATCACGCCCTATTTAGAGGATAATGCCGAAGTCACCTCCGAAGCCAATCCTCAATCAGCAACGAAGGAATGGATAGAGGAGATGCGCGCGTTAGGCGTCAATCGCTTAAGCTTTGGCGTGCAGAGTTTTGATGCGCAAAAACTCGCTTTTCTAGGGCGCAATCACACACCCAAACAGGCCTTAGACGCCATCGCTTTGGCGGCAAAACTGGGCATTCAAAACATCTCCCTTGATCTCATTTATGGCACCGCACTGGACACGCCAGCGCTGTTGCAAGAAGACCTTAACATCGCCAGCTCTTTGCCCATCAATCATCTCAGTGCTTACGCGCTCACGCTTGAAGAAGAGACACCTTTTTTCAAACGAAAGGATGTTGCCAATGGCTCTGAGAAACTTGCCAAAGATTTCGTGCAAGCGATCATACAAGCGGGGTTTCCACAATACGAAATCTCCAATTTCGGAACCTACCAAAGCGTTCATAACAAAGGCTATTGGGAACATCAAGACTATTTAGGCATCGGAGCTGGTGCTGTAGGATTTTTAAAAAACAGGCGTTTTTACCCCGCCAAAGAGATCGAAGCGTACGTGCAAAATCCTCTGTTTCAAGAGATCGAAAAACTAAGCTTAGACGATTTACATGTCGAAAAGATTTTCCTAGGATTGAGGAGCATGATTGGCATCGCATTAGCCTGTTTTAGCCCCAAAGAGATGATGCAGGTTAACCTTTTAGTGGAAGAAAACAAGCTTACATGTAAAGATCATCGCGTCTTTAATACCGACTACTTTTTAAGCGATGAGATCGCACTTTTTATTACTCAGTAG
- a CDS encoding cation:proton antiporter → MDNILAIILSATALATLFNLLLKRFNIPTIIGYIITGFAIAYMYKLGRNNESLTHIAEFGVVFLMFTIGLEFSIKHLLSMKKDVFFYGLLQVSLVGGVIALGAEHFFGIEKKSAIIIGYALALSSTAIVLKILNDSGTIHTIYGRKALGILLFQDIAVIPILLMLNIFSNQNSSLTDLLLQTLYSAVLILGLMFIIGRYLLDRFLSLVVWADTQEIFIASVLLLVVGASFLAHTLGFSYSLGAFLAGMMMSETQYKHQIEADLVPFRDLLLGLFFITVGMQIDLGLIAQNYGTILLFLATMVSFKTLVVFGILFFAVGGRVALKTGLALCQAGEFSLAILALASSSHLVSTKTSQILIVTVVLSMIMTPFILKNMKKIVDAITKEPNNGDFMIHSSGIKDHIIVCGYGKLGQEIVYRLKKMNVNYLVLEHDINLVKLGQNRGEPVYFGNAAEKSILKNAFVEESKAVIIAINNEKKLILLCEVLKSFDAPIKIVAKASDYDEKKLLKALQVKHIVNEGREAAKALLHVALEENPTE, encoded by the coding sequence GTGGATAATATATTAGCGATCATTTTGAGTGCAACGGCTTTAGCAACTCTCTTCAACCTCTTGTTGAAGCGTTTTAATATACCAACAATTATTGGCTATATTATCACGGGATTTGCTATTGCTTACATGTACAAACTCGGTCGCAATAATGAATCTTTGACGCATATCGCAGAATTTGGTGTTGTTTTTTTGATGTTTACTATTGGACTTGAGTTTTCCATCAAACATCTTTTGAGTATGAAAAAAGATGTTTTTTTTTACGGGTTACTTCAAGTCTCTCTGGTTGGAGGTGTGATTGCTTTAGGGGCGGAGCATTTTTTTGGTATTGAAAAAAAGAGTGCGATCATCATCGGGTATGCGCTTGCCCTCTCATCCACGGCGATTGTGCTTAAGATTCTGAATGACAGCGGAACGATTCATACCATTTATGGGCGTAAAGCGCTGGGAATTTTACTCTTTCAAGATATTGCGGTCATCCCCATTTTATTGATGCTGAACATTTTTTCAAATCAAAACAGTTCACTCACCGATCTTCTTTTGCAGACGCTTTACAGTGCTGTTCTGATCTTGGGGCTGATGTTTATCATCGGAAGATACCTTCTCGATCGCTTTTTGTCACTTGTTGTCTGGGCAGATACCCAAGAAATTTTCATCGCTTCGGTGTTGCTTCTCGTTGTGGGCGCCTCATTTTTAGCACACACTTTAGGCTTTTCCTACTCTTTGGGTGCTTTTTTGGCAGGTATGATGATGTCTGAGACGCAGTACAAACATCAAATCGAAGCCGACTTGGTTCCTTTTCGGGACTTGTTGCTTGGACTCTTTTTTATCACCGTTGGTATGCAGATTGATCTTGGTTTAATTGCGCAAAATTACGGCACAATTTTGCTTTTTTTGGCCACGATGGTTTCGTTTAAAACGCTAGTTGTTTTTGGCATTTTATTTTTCGCTGTGGGTGGAAGGGTTGCCCTTAAAACGGGTTTAGCATTGTGTCAGGCAGGTGAATTCTCTTTGGCGATTTTAGCGCTTGCGAGTTCATCGCATCTTGTCAGCACCAAAACTTCACAAATTTTGATTGTTACGGTTGTACTATCAATGATTATGACGCCATTTATTCTGAAAAATATGAAAAAAATTGTCGATGCTATCACTAAAGAACCTAATAACGGCGATTTTATGATTCACTCTTCAGGCATTAAAGACCATATCATTGTGTGTGGATACGGAAAGCTAGGGCAAGAGATTGTGTATCGTCTCAAAAAGATGAATGTCAATTATTTGGTTTTGGAGCACGACATCAATCTGGTCAAACTCGGGCAAAACAGAGGCGAACCTGTCTATTTTGGAAATGCGGCTGAGAAGAGTATTTTGAAAAATGCGTTTGTGGAAGAGTCTAAAGCGGTTATTATTGCGATTAATAATGAGAAAAAACTCATTCTGTTGTGCGAGGTGCTTAAATCGTTTGATGCTCCGATTAAGATCGTCGCCAAAGCGAGTGACTACGATGAGAAAAAACTGCTTAAAGCACTTCAAGTGAAGCATATTGTCAACGAAGGACGAGAAGCGGCTAAAGCACTTTTACATGTAGCCCTTGAAGAGAATCCTACTGAGTAA
- a CDS encoding heat shock protein transcriptional repressor HspR: MHHGYEEPVYLISVVAKVLTIHPQTLRQYEREGLVRPSRTDGKMRLYSQQDIDKIKMIQRLTRDLGVNLAGVDIIMQLKDKIDDFEVLVESLRMELSGLTKKSTQTKNPLVKHKNSYEIILFGE, from the coding sequence ATGCATCATGGGTATGAAGAACCGGTTTATTTGATCAGTGTTGTCGCAAAAGTTTTAACCATTCATCCTCAAACCCTTCGTCAGTATGAGCGAGAAGGGCTTGTTCGACCTTCTAGAACCGATGGTAAGATGAGGCTTTATTCACAACAAGATATTGATAAAATCAAGATGATTCAGCGCCTCACACGCGATCTTGGGGTCAATCTAGCAGGTGTAGACATCATTATGCAGCTTAAAGATAAAATCGATGACTTTGAAGTATTGGTGGAGAGTTTACGCATGGAACTCAGTGGGCTTACGAAAAAAAGTACGCAAACCAAAAATCCTTTGGTAAAACACAAAAATAGTTACGAGATTATTTTATTTGGGGAATAA
- a CDS encoding DnaJ C-terminal domain-containing protein has translation MSKSLYETLDVAADASAEEIKKAYRRLARKYHPDINKDAGAEEKFKEINAAYEILSDEQKRRQYDQYGDSMFGGQNFHDFANAQGGANLDDILRSIFGGGGGGGFGGFSSGGRGGFGSFGSGGFGGFSEPDLDVSAKIIIPFNVAILGGKHSLSYNNESFDVKIPAGIKNGEKMRVKEKGKTFQGQKGDLILSVEVASSPEYTREGDDLVKSIDLPLKTALFGGKIAVDTLYKEITLKVKEDTKNGQKFRVKEYGALNRKTQSKGDLYLVANIVLPPLASLDSSLKALLEEHLPN, from the coding sequence ATGAGTAAGAGTTTATACGAAACATTAGATGTCGCCGCCGATGCGAGCGCGGAAGAGATCAAAAAAGCTTACCGAAGATTGGCACGTAAGTACCATCCTGACATCAACAAAGATGCTGGTGCAGAAGAGAAATTTAAAGAGATTAATGCTGCCTATGAAATCCTCAGTGATGAGCAAAAACGTCGTCAGTATGACCAGTACGGCGATAGCATGTTCGGTGGTCAGAATTTCCACGATTTTGCCAATGCCCAAGGGGGTGCGAATTTAGACGATATTTTACGTAGCATCTTCGGTGGCGGAGGCGGCGGTGGGTTTGGTGGCTTTAGCAGTGGAGGTCGAGGTGGATTTGGAAGCTTTGGTAGCGGCGGTTTTGGTGGGTTTAGTGAGCCAGACTTAGATGTCAGTGCTAAAATTATTATTCCTTTCAATGTGGCTATTTTAGGTGGTAAACATTCGCTTTCTTACAATAATGAAAGTTTTGATGTCAAAATTCCTGCTGGCATCAAAAACGGCGAAAAGATGCGCGTGAAAGAGAAGGGTAAAACGTTTCAAGGTCAAAAAGGCGATCTTATCTTAAGTGTGGAAGTCGCTTCCAGTCCTGAATACACCAGAGAAGGCGATGATCTGGTGAAGAGCATTGACCTTCCTCTTAAAACGGCTCTATTTGGCGGTAAAATCGCTGTGGATACACTGTATAAAGAGATTACCCTCAAAGTCAAAGAAGATACGAAAAATGGACAAAAATTTAGAGTTAAAGAGTATGGTGCATTGAACCGTAAAACGCAAAGTAAAGGTGATTTGTACTTAGTGGCTAACATCGTTCTTCCTCCTCTTGCTTCTTTGGATAGCTCCTTAAAAGCACTGTTGGAAGAGCATTTACCCAATTAA
- a CDS encoding Do family serine endopeptidase, protein MKKIILLSLVASLSLFGATIDIAQMPKDSERKDATASNVILSYNTAIKEAKKSVVNIATTKKSKQNDQLNELMQNPFFKEFFGNKMPELKQQERKSHSLGSGVIISANGYIVTNNHVVEGADEIVVTLPDDEKEYKAKVIGEDPKTDLAVVKIEAKDLQVAKFGDSSNLLEGDLVFAIGNPFGVGETITQGIISALNKNNVGLNQYENFIQTDASINPGNSGGALVDSRGALIGINSAILSKTGGNNGIGFAIPSNMVQKIATSLVETGKIERGFMGVSISDLTNDLKELYENKQGSVILMIEKNSPAEKGGLQVSDLILEVDGIKVKNSNELKNTVASIAPDKTITITYERDKKVKTTKIKLAKMDAEEVVASSDGKATTTPIEGLSLLEINDKTRAQYQIPKEVEGVLVLEVKEDSKAEKMGFREGDIIIQVEQMHITSLKELNGALKTYKNSKKRVIINRQNYRAILVMP, encoded by the coding sequence ATGAAAAAAATAATTTTACTATCGCTTGTTGCATCGCTATCCCTCTTTGGCGCGACGATTGACATCGCTCAAATGCCTAAAGATTCTGAGCGCAAAGATGCCACAGCTTCCAATGTGATCCTCTCTTACAATACCGCTATCAAAGAGGCTAAGAAGAGTGTTGTCAACATTGCAACGACGAAAAAAAGTAAGCAAAACGACCAGCTCAATGAACTCATGCAAAATCCGTTCTTTAAAGAGTTTTTTGGAAATAAGATGCCTGAACTCAAACAGCAAGAACGTAAATCGCACTCTTTGGGTTCAGGTGTCATTATCTCCGCCAATGGCTACATCGTGACCAACAACCACGTCGTTGAGGGTGCTGATGAGATCGTTGTCACGCTTCCCGATGATGAAAAAGAGTATAAAGCCAAAGTGATCGGCGAAGATCCTAAAACCGATTTAGCTGTTGTTAAAATCGAAGCGAAAGATCTCCAAGTCGCTAAATTTGGCGACTCGTCTAACCTCTTAGAAGGCGATCTTGTCTTTGCCATTGGTAACCCTTTTGGCGTGGGTGAGACGATCACGCAAGGTATTATCTCCGCACTCAATAAAAACAATGTCGGACTGAATCAATACGAAAATTTCATCCAAACAGATGCTTCCATCAACCCGGGAAACTCGGGTGGTGCGCTTGTGGATAGCCGAGGGGCTCTCATTGGTATAAACAGCGCGATTCTCTCCAAAACAGGTGGAAATAACGGCATAGGCTTTGCCATTCCGTCCAATATGGTGCAAAAAATTGCAACCTCTCTGGTCGAAACAGGCAAAATTGAGCGTGGCTTTATGGGTGTTTCCATTTCCGATTTGACCAATGATCTTAAAGAGCTGTATGAGAACAAACAAGGCTCCGTTATTTTGATGATCGAGAAAAATTCGCCTGCGGAGAAAGGTGGACTTCAAGTCTCAGATCTGATTCTTGAGGTGGATGGCATCAAAGTGAAGAACTCCAATGAACTCAAAAACACGGTGGCAAGCATTGCACCTGATAAAACCATTACCATTACGTATGAGCGTGATAAAAAAGTCAAAACAACCAAGATCAAACTTGCCAAAATGGATGCAGAAGAGGTAGTGGCAAGCAGTGATGGCAAAGCGACAACAACGCCTATTGAAGGGCTGAGTCTTTTGGAAATCAACGATAAAACCAGAGCCCAATACCAAATCCCTAAAGAGGTTGAAGGCGTGCTTGTTTTAGAAGTCAAAGAAGACTCAAAAGCTGAAAAAATGGGCTTTAGAGAAGGTGACATCATTATCCAAGTGGAACAGATGCACATTACCTCTCTTAAAGAGTTAAATGGCGCACTTAAAACATATAAAAACAGTAAAAAACGCGTTATCATCAACCGTCAGAACTACCGTGCTATCCTTGTAATGCCCTAA
- a CDS encoding response regulator transcription factor: MTNVLMIEDDLELAEILMEYLEPFNIAITIADDPYLGLSTLDTQKFDLVILDLTLPGLDGLEVCKEIRKRHSVPIIISSARTDITDKVTALENGADDYLPKPYNPRELQARIMSLLRRQKGLIPTEQSVQKPKDLILNEDQMIILLQGKQLHLTAAEYGILGYLMKKEGGVVSREELIYNIEAISEETTNKSIDVIIGRIRQKLGENPKEPTYIHAIRGVGYKFLQ; the protein is encoded by the coding sequence ATGACAAATGTTTTGATGATCGAGGATGATTTGGAACTTGCCGAGATTTTGATGGAATATTTAGAACCGTTTAATATTGCGATTACTATCGCAGACGATCCTTATCTTGGACTTTCAACCCTTGACACTCAAAAATTTGATCTTGTTATTTTAGACCTTACACTTCCAGGACTCGATGGTCTTGAAGTCTGCAAAGAGATACGCAAACGCCACAGTGTCCCCATTATCATCTCCTCAGCACGAACAGACATTACTGACAAGGTGACTGCTTTGGAAAATGGGGCCGATGACTATCTTCCAAAACCTTACAATCCAAGGGAACTTCAAGCACGCATTATGAGCCTACTTCGTCGGCAAAAAGGGTTGATTCCTACCGAACAGAGTGTGCAAAAACCAAAAGATTTGATCTTGAATGAAGATCAAATGATCATTTTATTACAAGGGAAACAGCTGCATCTTACCGCTGCAGAGTATGGCATTTTAGGCTATTTGATGAAAAAAGAGGGCGGTGTGGTTTCCAGAGAAGAGCTTATCTATAATATCGAAGCGATCAGCGAAGAGACAACCAATAAAAGCATCGATGTGATCATTGGCAGAATTCGTCAAAAATTGGGCGAAAACCCTAAGGAGCCTACGTATATCCATGCAATTCGTGGTGTGGGATACAAATTTTTACAATGA
- a CDS encoding ArsS family sensor histidine kinase yields the protein MTKSSIFYSITFIFSISIVSIFLALLFLLEYDKQTYTEKLNIKYSIIARATLFHLNNFITNDELKRQVHGYQMREITDKEDKEQIIKNAQIIQKLVDRIGTSAILRYENDHYLHIETKYASLLLKDEDFQPYRYDLIKVIFGVVFAIIIIAYILTIRKLKPLRKLKRQMDRFAKGDLDINCKTDGEDEISQVANAFHNAVEQINKLNHSRQLFLRNIMHELKTPITKGRISAEMLESGKQRERLIGTFEKLELLINEFASIEQITSGEGLKNIKPYRLVDMLDEAIDLAMISPSQIEIELDDEIILHVDFRLFTTAMKNVIDNGIKYSIDQTIKIVATKETIAFISQGKPLKYDLEHYLEPFVQEKNSHQSFGLGLYIVHHIVKAHHISFTYEHKEGYNYFNFEKIETLA from the coding sequence ATGACAAAATCTTCTATTTTCTACAGTATCACCTTTATTTTTTCCATCAGTATTGTCAGTATTTTTTTGGCACTCCTCTTTTTGCTGGAGTATGACAAACAAACCTATACGGAAAAACTCAATATAAAATACTCCATCATCGCACGCGCAACGCTTTTTCATCTGAATAACTTTATCACCAATGATGAGCTTAAAAGACAGGTACACGGGTACCAAATGCGTGAAATTACCGATAAAGAAGATAAAGAGCAAATCATTAAAAATGCTCAAATTATTCAAAAACTTGTTGATCGTATTGGTACGAGTGCCATTTTACGCTACGAGAACGATCATTACCTACACATCGAAACCAAATACGCTTCGTTGCTTCTTAAAGATGAAGATTTTCAGCCCTACCGCTACGATTTGATTAAAGTCATTTTTGGTGTTGTTTTTGCCATTATTATCATCGCGTACATTCTCACCATCCGTAAACTAAAGCCTCTTCGTAAACTCAAACGTCAAATGGACCGTTTTGCAAAAGGTGATCTTGATATCAACTGTAAAACCGATGGGGAAGATGAAATTTCTCAAGTCGCCAATGCTTTTCACAATGCCGTTGAACAGATCAATAAACTCAACCACTCCAGACAGCTTTTTTTACGCAACATTATGCACGAACTTAAAACACCGATCACCAAAGGGCGCATTAGTGCGGAGATGCTTGAAAGTGGGAAACAACGTGAGCGACTGATTGGTACGTTTGAAAAACTTGAGCTTCTGATTAACGAATTTGCCTCCATTGAGCAGATCACCTCAGGCGAAGGACTTAAAAACATTAAACCGTACCGCTTAGTCGATATGCTTGATGAGGCGATTGATCTTGCAATGATCTCGCCTTCACAGATTGAGATCGAATTGGATGATGAAATCATTTTACATGTAGACTTTAGACTCTTTACAACCGCTATGAAAAATGTGATCGATAATGGGATCAAATACTCCATTGATCAAACCATTAAAATTGTTGCGACCAAAGAAACCATAGCCTTCATCAGCCAAGGAAAACCCTTAAAATACGATCTTGAGCACTATTTAGAGCCTTTTGTTCAAGAAAAAAACTCTCACCAAAGTTTTGGTTTAGGGCTCTATATTGTCCATCACATTGTCAAAGCCCATCATATTAGCTTTACCTATGAACACAAAGAGGGGTATAATTATTTCAATTTTGAAAAAATTGAAACGCTAGCATAA